Proteins encoded within one genomic window of Halorussus salilacus:
- a CDS encoding DUF7470 family protein encodes MIDKLGAKGIVGVLLLLGGIAVIALQNLLIAAGIGLVVVGFVLVAWGLISGLMASFGMGGMMGGGFE; translated from the coding sequence ATGATAGACAAACTCGGTGCGAAAGGAATCGTCGGGGTGCTGTTACTCCTCGGCGGCATCGCCGTCATCGCGCTTCAGAACCTCCTCATCGCCGCCGGAATCGGTCTCGTGGTCGTCGGGTTCGTCCTCGTGGCGTGGGGGCTGATCTCGGGCCTGATGGCGAGCTTCGGGATGGGCGGGATGATGGGCGGCGGATTCGAGTAG
- the eif1A gene encoding translation initiation factor eIF-1A — protein MSDNDGGRRKNLRMPDDDEVFATVTNMLGANRVKVRCADGKERTARIPGKMQKRIWIREDDVVLVEPWDWQDEKADITWRYEKQDADQLREEGHIQ, from the coding sequence ATGAGCGACAACGATGGCGGACGGCGAAAGAACCTCCGTATGCCCGACGACGACGAGGTATTCGCCACCGTCACCAACATGCTCGGGGCGAATCGCGTGAAAGTACGGTGTGCCGACGGCAAGGAACGCACCGCCCGCATCCCGGGCAAGATGCAAAAGCGCATCTGGATTCGCGAGGACGACGTGGTCCTCGTGGAACCGTGGGACTGGCAGGACGAGAAAGCCGACATCACATGGCGCTACGAGAAGCAGGACGCCGACCAGCTCCGCGAAGAAGGCCACATCCAGTAA
- a CDS encoding KH domain-containing protein, translating to MQHVKIPQDRIGVLIGEGGETMREIESRAEVRLDIDSENGSVEVEKTGDPILGLKGPEIVKAIGRGFAPEEALALLDDDMMMFDVVDIDAAARNKNDLERQKGRLIGENGRTRQLMEELTGASVVIYGTTLGIIGQPPQVDAVRSAAEMILDGAPHGSVYSFLERKRNEMKHQGMEFHRFTG from the coding sequence ATGCAACATGTGAAGATTCCGCAGGACCGAATCGGCGTTCTCATCGGCGAAGGAGGTGAGACGATGCGCGAGATCGAGAGTCGCGCGGAGGTCCGACTCGACATCGACTCCGAGAACGGCTCGGTGGAGGTCGAGAAGACCGGCGACCCCATCCTCGGGCTCAAGGGCCCGGAAATCGTGAAGGCCATCGGCCGCGGGTTCGCGCCCGAGGAGGCCCTCGCCCTGCTCGACGACGACATGATGATGTTCGACGTGGTCGACATCGACGCCGCCGCCCGGAACAAGAACGACCTCGAACGCCAAAAGGGGCGTCTCATCGGCGAGAACGGCCGGACCCGCCAGCTCATGGAGGAACTGACCGGCGCGAGCGTGGTCATCTACGGGACGACCCTCGGGATAATCGGCCAGCCGCCGCAGGTCGACGCGGTCCGCAGCGCCGCGGAGATGATACTCGACGGCGCGCCCCACGGGTCGGTGTACTCGTTCCTCGAACGCAAGCGCAACGAGATGAAACATCAGGGGATGGAGTTCCACCGGTTCACGGGGTAG
- a CDS encoding tyrosine--tRNA ligase — protein MDAYERITRNTDEVVTDEEVRELAEDPTGKRVYVGYEPSGVLHIGHMLTANKLIDLQEAGMEVVILLADVHAYLNGKGTFEEIEETAEKMRKQFLAYGLDEEQTEFVYGSEYQLEDDYALDLHKLELDTTLNRAQRAMAEIQGGETAKVSHVVYPLMQALDIEYLDLDLAVGGMDQRKVHMLMREELPEIGYDARPCLHTPILADLGTGEGKMSSSSGVTISMEDSTEDIEEKVNSAFCPPTRDPEGDLENPVLEIFQYHVFPRFEAVVVERPEKYGGNLEYESYESLADDLESGELHPADAKSALATYLDELVAPGREKLKELEQ, from the coding sequence ATGGACGCCTACGAACGCATCACGCGGAACACCGACGAGGTAGTGACCGACGAGGAGGTGCGCGAACTCGCCGAGGACCCGACCGGAAAGCGGGTCTACGTCGGCTACGAGCCCTCGGGCGTGCTCCACATCGGGCACATGCTCACCGCGAACAAGCTCATCGACCTCCAGGAGGCCGGGATGGAGGTCGTCATCCTGCTCGCCGACGTTCACGCCTACCTCAACGGGAAGGGGACCTTCGAGGAAATCGAGGAGACCGCCGAGAAGATGCGCAAGCAATTTCTGGCGTACGGGCTCGACGAGGAGCAGACCGAGTTCGTCTACGGCTCGGAGTACCAGCTGGAGGACGACTACGCGCTCGACCTCCACAAACTGGAGCTCGACACCACGCTGAACCGCGCCCAGCGCGCGATGGCCGAGATACAGGGCGGCGAGACCGCGAAAGTCAGCCACGTCGTCTACCCCCTGATGCAGGCGCTCGACATCGAGTACCTCGACTTGGACCTCGCCGTGGGCGGGATGGACCAGCGCAAGGTCCACATGCTGATGCGCGAGGAACTGCCCGAAATCGGCTACGACGCCCGGCCCTGCCTCCACACGCCCATCCTCGCCGACCTCGGGACGGGCGAGGGCAAGATGTCCAGCAGTTCGGGCGTCACCATCTCGATGGAGGACTCGACCGAGGACATCGAGGAGAAGGTGAACTCGGCGTTCTGCCCGCCGACCCGCGACCCCGAGGGCGACCTCGAAAATCCCGTGCTCGAAATCTTCCAGTACCACGTCTTCCCGCGGTTCGAGGCGGTCGTGGTCGAGCGCCCCGAGAAGTACGGCGGCAATCTGGAGTACGAGAGCTACGAGTCGCTGGCCGACGACTTAGAGAGCGGCGAACTCCACCCCGCCGACGCGAAGTCGGCGCTGGCGACGTACCTCGACGAACTGGTCGCGCCCGGTCGCGAGAAGCTGAAGGAACTGGAGCAGTAG
- a CDS encoding tryptophan--tRNA ligase, with product MPDDTTTDDTTTDHTTTDHATTDADSTVTPYAVEGEVDYRELLDRFGAAELTDDQRARFPDPVHPLVRRRVFYAGRDVDRFLAAADRGETVSLVTGIGPSGPMHLGHVMPFYFAKYLQDRTGAHVYVPLSDDEKHFAKDLTLAEIGEYARENLRDLLAVGFDPDRTRIVVDTADADVVYPLAVRFADHVTQSAMEATYGRPDNVGLSFYPAVQIAHLLLPQLVHGRHASLVPIAVDQDPHVRLARDVAGKEAVDVTKPAALLSKFLPTLDGPGKMSSSTDTPAIELTDGRETVARKVRTHAYSGGRADLDAHREHGGDPEVDVAYQYLAFFFEDDDATLERLAEEYRAGDLLSGELKAYAAERIADFLDAHQERRAALGDLDAELEPYRLTQDESARARPEGTNLFG from the coding sequence ATGCCAGACGATACGACGACCGACGACACCACGACTGACCACACCACGACCGACCACGCCACGACCGACGCCGACTCCACCGTCACCCCCTACGCCGTCGAGGGAGAGGTAGACTACCGCGAACTCCTCGACCGCTTCGGCGCGGCGGAACTGACGGACGACCAGAGAGCCCGCTTTCCCGACCCGGTTCACCCGCTGGTCCGGCGGCGGGTGTTCTACGCGGGCCGGGACGTCGACCGGTTCCTCGCCGCGGCCGACCGCGGCGAGACCGTCTCGCTCGTGACGGGCATCGGCCCCTCGGGGCCGATGCACCTCGGCCACGTCATGCCCTTCTACTTCGCGAAGTACCTGCAGGACCGCACCGGCGCGCACGTCTACGTCCCCCTGTCGGACGACGAGAAGCACTTCGCGAAGGACCTCACGCTCGCGGAAATCGGCGAGTACGCGCGAGAGAACCTCAGAGACTTGCTGGCGGTGGGGTTCGACCCCGACCGAACGCGAATCGTCGTGGACACCGCCGACGCCGACGTGGTCTACCCCCTCGCGGTCCGGTTCGCCGACCACGTCACCCAGTCGGCGATGGAGGCGACCTACGGCCGACCCGACAACGTCGGCCTGTCGTTCTACCCCGCGGTCCAGATCGCCCACCTCCTGTTGCCCCAACTGGTCCACGGCCGACACGCCAGCCTCGTCCCCATCGCGGTCGACCAGGACCCACACGTCCGACTCGCTCGCGACGTGGCGGGCAAGGAGGCCGTCGACGTGACCAAGCCCGCGGCCCTGCTGAGCAAGTTCCTCCCCACCCTCGACGGCCCGGGGAAGATGAGCAGTTCGACCGACACGCCAGCCATCGAACTCACCGACGGCCGCGAGACGGTCGCACGGAAGGTCCGGACCCACGCCTACTCTGGCGGTCGGGCTGACCTCGACGCCCACCGCGAACACGGCGGCGACCCAGAGGTCGACGTCGCCTATCAGTACCTCGCGTTCTTCTTCGAGGACGACGACGCGACCCTCGAACGACTCGCCGAGGAGTACCGGGCGGGCGACCTCCTCAGCGGCGAACTCAAGGCCTACGCCGCCGAGCGAATCGCCGACTTCCTCGACGCCCATCAGGAGCGACGGGCCGCGCTGGGCGACCTCGACGCCGAACTGGAGCCGTACCGGCTTACTCAGGACGAAAGCGCGCGAGCGCGACCCGAGGGAACGAATCTGTTCGGCTGA
- a CDS encoding MarR family transcriptional regulator, which yields MPITKDDFERIDDEEPPDGEADRLLDFLIRNDEKAYTKAELTEEVDSNRERVGTLLDRLKERGSVERKSDYWRVSDHELAARAGTGLTAETARQYDDGEEFDVERWAEYAVDNPEQVGETE from the coding sequence ATGCCCATCACCAAGGACGATTTCGAGCGAATCGACGACGAGGAGCCCCCCGATGGCGAAGCCGACCGACTCCTCGACTTCCTGATTCGCAACGACGAGAAGGCCTACACGAAGGCCGAACTCACCGAGGAGGTGGATTCGAATCGAGAGCGCGTCGGCACCCTGCTCGACAGGCTGAAGGAGCGAGGGTCGGTCGAACGGAAGTCCGACTACTGGCGGGTGAGCGACCACGAACTGGCGGCTCGGGCCGGTACCGGACTGACGGCGGAGACGGCCCGACAGTACGACGACGGCGAAGAGTTCGACGTGGAGAGATGGGCAGAGTACGCCGTCGACAACCCCGAGCAGGTCGGTGAGACGGAGTGA
- a CDS encoding DUF460 domain-containing protein: MNTRTSALDTLVFGVDVQSGDVRGDAPSYALVAFDGEHIDRDVVSHRKLRRLIEREEPALVATDNMYELAPDKDALVGFLRELPDETRLVQVTGAERPEPLSRVASRHGVPYDKKPMAEAEAAARLAAGNVGHEVSAFTDTTEVKVSRGRSTGKGGWSEDRYTRRIHGAVRKRAREIESDLDGAGLDYEKDATEKYGGLSNAVFRVEGRPEDIPVSNRRSGDVRVEVERQRRDGIEFEPLAKRRDHVLVGIDPGTTTAVAVADLDGTVLDVWSTRTADTAEVIEWIIERGRPVVVAADVEPMPETVEKIRRSFDAAGWIPSSDLPVDDKLHRTREFDYDNDHERDAMAAALCAFDDHEDQFDRIAEKVPPSIDRGEVTARVVAGEDSVETALAALSEDEEPEEEETEHAPRELTAEEKRIKQLESQVQRLEDHVDELEDTVERKEGRIGQLKGDLEKARSEERKEVRERREVSRLERENRRLERELDERDERIEELEGKLERLKQLWKLDHSNFADVSEKKAGLTPVKPVEKFTRDAIEDAHESFGLASDDVVYLRDASGAGRSTAERLVEVEPKVVLTGAGGLSEVADRVLFENEIPVGPADDVTIQEVDELAVAREREVEAVIDDWAERAEERRKERKAEQLDQLISEHRAERKYGSSGASG; encoded by the coding sequence GTGAACACGCGCACGAGTGCCCTCGACACGCTCGTTTTCGGCGTGGACGTTCAGAGCGGGGACGTCCGCGGGGACGCGCCCTCCTACGCGCTCGTCGCGTTCGATGGCGAACACATCGACCGTGACGTGGTATCCCACCGCAAGCTCCGGCGGCTCATCGAGCGCGAGGAACCCGCGCTCGTCGCCACCGACAACATGTACGAACTCGCCCCGGACAAGGACGCGCTGGTCGGCTTCCTGCGCGAACTCCCCGACGAGACCCGGCTCGTGCAGGTCACCGGGGCCGAGCGTCCGGAACCCCTCTCGCGGGTCGCCTCCCGCCACGGCGTGCCCTACGACAAGAAGCCGATGGCCGAAGCCGAGGCCGCCGCGCGCCTCGCGGCCGGGAACGTCGGCCATGAGGTGTCGGCGTTCACCGACACCACCGAGGTCAAGGTCTCGCGCGGCCGGTCGACCGGCAAGGGCGGGTGGAGCGAGGACCGCTACACCCGGCGCATCCACGGCGCGGTCCGCAAGCGCGCGAGGGAAATCGAGAGCGACCTCGACGGCGCGGGCCTCGACTACGAGAAGGACGCGACCGAGAAGTACGGCGGCCTCTCGAACGCCGTCTTCCGGGTCGAGGGTCGCCCCGAGGACATCCCCGTCTCGAACCGGCGGTCGGGAGACGTGCGCGTCGAGGTCGAGCGCCAGCGCCGGGACGGCATCGAGTTCGAGCCCCTCGCGAAGCGCCGGGACCACGTCCTCGTGGGCATCGACCCCGGCACGACCACCGCGGTCGCGGTGGCCGACCTCGACGGGACCGTACTGGACGTCTGGAGCACGCGGACCGCCGACACCGCCGAGGTCATCGAGTGGATAATCGAGCGCGGGCGGCCCGTCGTGGTCGCCGCCGACGTCGAGCCGATGCCAGAGACTGTCGAGAAGATACGCCGGAGCTTCGACGCGGCGGGGTGGATTCCGAGTTCGGACCTCCCCGTGGACGACAAACTCCACCGGACCCGCGAGTTCGACTACGACAACGACCACGAGCGCGACGCGATGGCGGCCGCGCTCTGCGCGTTCGACGACCACGAAGACCAGTTCGACCGCATCGCCGAGAAGGTGCCCCCGAGCATCGACCGGGGAGAGGTCACCGCGCGCGTGGTCGCGGGCGAGGACTCGGTCGAGACCGCGCTCGCGGCCCTCTCCGAGGACGAGGAGCCCGAGGAAGAGGAGACCGAGCACGCGCCCCGCGAACTCACCGCCGAGGAAAAGCGCATCAAGCAACTCGAATCGCAGGTCCAGCGACTCGAAGACCACGTCGACGAACTCGAAGACACCGTAGAGCGCAAGGAGGGCCGAATCGGCCAGCTCAAGGGCGACCTCGAAAAGGCCAGAAGCGAGGAGCGAAAGGAGGTCCGCGAGCGCCGGGAGGTCTCGCGACTCGAACGCGAGAACCGGCGACTGGAGCGCGAACTCGACGAGCGCGACGAGCGCATCGAGGAACTGGAGGGCAAACTCGAACGCCTCAAACAGCTCTGGAAGCTCGACCACTCGAACTTCGCCGACGTCTCCGAGAAGAAGGCGGGCCTGACGCCGGTCAAGCCGGTCGAGAAGTTCACCCGCGACGCCATCGAGGACGCCCACGAGAGTTTCGGACTCGCAAGCGACGACGTGGTCTACCTCCGAGACGCCTCGGGCGCGGGCCGGTCGACCGCCGAGCGACTCGTCGAGGTGGAGCCGAAGGTCGTGCTGACGGGCGCGGGCGGGCTCTCGGAGGTGGCCGACCGGGTCCTCTTCGAGAACGAGATTCCCGTGGGTCCGGCCGACGACGTGACGATTCAGGAGGTCGACGAGCTGGCGGTCGCCCGCGAGCGCGAGGTCGAGGCGGTCATCGACGACTGGGCCGAGCGCGCCGAGGAGCGTCGCAAGGAGCGCAAGGCCGAGCAGTTGGACCAGCTCATCAGCGAACACCGCGCCGAGCGCAAGTACGGGTCGTCGGGCGCGAGCGGGTAG
- the rio1 gene encoding serine/threonine-protein kinase Rio1, protein MSEEEYGLLDPENADGVGDEWEEIDVSDTEADRVARRRDREFDQFRERLKDTEQFKVEQSVFDDATLAALYKLVQDGYVQAFGGPLSSGKEATVYTALGSEERGEVAIKIYRINASDFRDMREYLVGDPRFEELSGDKKRVVLAWTQKEFANLKRARKAGVRVPEPIAVERNVLVMELLGTVDQRAPTLDDAHLENPETAFEVVREYMRRLYDAGLVHGDLSEYNIVVHDGELCIIDLGQAVTVHHPNSGEFLTRDCANVASFFQRQGMDVRGDELEAWVRKNAEPDR, encoded by the coding sequence ATGTCCGAGGAGGAGTACGGTCTGCTCGACCCCGAGAACGCCGACGGCGTCGGCGACGAGTGGGAGGAGATAGACGTATCCGACACCGAGGCCGACAGGGTCGCCCGGCGGCGAGACCGGGAGTTCGACCAGTTCCGCGAGCGCCTGAAGGACACCGAGCAGTTCAAGGTCGAGCAGTCGGTGTTCGACGACGCGACCCTCGCGGCGCTCTACAAACTGGTTCAGGACGGCTACGTGCAGGCGTTCGGCGGTCCCCTCTCCTCGGGAAAGGAAGCGACGGTGTACACCGCCCTCGGTAGCGAGGAGCGAGGCGAAGTCGCCATCAAGATTTACCGCATCAACGCCTCGGACTTCCGGGACATGCGCGAGTACCTCGTCGGCGACCCCCGGTTCGAGGAACTCTCGGGCGACAAGAAGCGCGTCGTGCTGGCGTGGACCCAGAAGGAGTTCGCAAACCTCAAGCGCGCGCGGAAGGCTGGCGTTCGGGTGCCCGAACCCATCGCCGTCGAGCGCAACGTCCTCGTCATGGAGCTACTCGGAACCGTCGACCAGCGCGCGCCCACGCTCGACGATGCTCACCTCGAGAATCCCGAGACCGCCTTCGAGGTGGTCCGGGAGTACATGCGACGGCTCTACGACGCCGGGCTCGTCCACGGCGACCTCAGCGAGTACAACATCGTGGTCCACGACGGCGAACTCTGCATCATCGACCTCGGGCAGGCGGTGACGGTCCACCACCCCAACAGCGGCGAGTTCCTCACGCGCGACTGCGCGAACGTCGCCTCGTTCTTCCAGCGACAGGGGATGGACGTGCGCGGCGACGAACTGGAGGCGTGGGTCAGGAAGAACGCCGAACCCGACCGCTGA
- a CDS encoding helix-turn-helix domain-containing protein, translating to MSLIAEFSLRSSDLILTTALDAAPGTTVELEQQMATRSDAPVVLFWAFGGEFDRLEDGLRRDATVRDSTVIEELGEKVLYRARLESDELVAIYPYYQRLGAAPLAATGTHEGWQRRVRFPDRESVIEMRQFCADSGVEFRLHRLYTPGDAEFEDEFGLSPEQREALTVAQRAGYFDVPRAVSLDELGEQLDISGQSASERLRRGVSKLVTNTLLSDFS from the coding sequence ATGAGTCTCATCGCCGAATTCTCCCTCCGGTCGTCCGATTTGATACTGACGACGGCCCTCGATGCCGCCCCCGGTACGACCGTCGAACTCGAACAGCAGATGGCGACCCGCTCGGACGCGCCGGTCGTCCTCTTCTGGGCGTTCGGCGGGGAGTTCGACCGACTGGAGGACGGACTGAGACGCGACGCGACCGTCCGGGACAGCACCGTCATCGAGGAACTGGGCGAGAAGGTGCTCTACCGCGCACGCCTCGAATCCGACGAACTCGTCGCGATCTATCCCTACTACCAGCGACTCGGGGCCGCGCCGCTCGCGGCGACCGGGACCCACGAGGGATGGCAGCGCCGGGTCCGGTTTCCCGACCGCGAGTCGGTCATCGAGATGCGCCAGTTCTGCGCCGACAGCGGCGTCGAGTTCCGACTCCACCGGCTGTACACGCCGGGCGACGCCGAGTTCGAAGACGAGTTCGGGCTGAGCCCCGAACAGCGCGAGGCCCTGACGGTGGCCCAGCGGGCGGGCTACTTCGACGTACCGCGGGCGGTATCGCTCGACGAGCTCGGCGAGCAGCTCGACATCAGCGGCCAGTCGGCCTCCGAGCGACTCCGGCGCGGCGTCTCGAAGCTCGTCACCAACACTCTCCTCAGCGACTTCTCCTGA
- the thsA gene encoding thermosome subunit alpha encodes MGNQPMIVLSEDSQRTQGKDAQSMNITAGTAVAEAVRTTLGPKGMDKMLVDSTGEVVVTNDGVTILKEMDIEHPAANMIVEVSETQENEVGDGTTSAVVVAGELLEKAEELLEQDIHATTLAQGYRQAAEEAKRILEEKAIDVDADDTEYLQKIAATAMTGKGAENAKDYLAELVVRGVQSVADEEGIDTDNVKVETVVGGSIDESELVEGVIVDKERVHENMPYFVEDATVALVDSALEVKETEIDAEVNVTDPDQLQQFLDQEEEQLREMVDELVDVGADVVFVDGGIDDMAQHFLAEEGIIAVRRAKSDDLDKLARATGASLVSNVEDIEEDDLGFAGSVAQKDVGGDQRIFVEDVEEAKSVTLVLRGGTEHVVDEVERAIEDSLGVVRVTLEDGKVVPGGGAPETELALELRNYADSVGGREQLAVEAFADTLEVIPRTLAENAGLDPIDSLVDLRSQHDAGNFGSGLDAYTGDIVDMEEDGVVEPLRVKTQAIESATEAAVMLLRIDDVIAAGDLKGGQVDGDDGGDGGAPGGAGGMGGGMGGMGGMGGMGGAM; translated from the coding sequence ATGGGCAATCAGCCGATGATCGTACTTTCCGAGGACAGCCAGCGCACACAGGGCAAGGACGCCCAGTCGATGAACATCACCGCCGGGACGGCCGTCGCCGAGGCCGTCCGGACCACGCTCGGTCCCAAGGGGATGGACAAGATGCTCGTCGATTCGACGGGCGAGGTCGTCGTCACGAACGACGGCGTCACCATCCTCAAGGAGATGGACATCGAGCACCCGGCGGCCAACATGATCGTCGAGGTCTCCGAGACACAGGAGAACGAGGTCGGCGACGGCACGACCTCCGCGGTCGTGGTCGCGGGTGAACTCCTCGAGAAGGCCGAGGAGCTGCTCGAACAGGACATCCACGCCACCACCCTCGCGCAGGGGTACCGACAGGCCGCCGAGGAGGCAAAGCGCATCCTCGAAGAGAAGGCCATCGACGTGGACGCCGACGACACCGAGTACCTCCAGAAGATCGCCGCGACCGCGATGACCGGCAAGGGCGCGGAGAACGCCAAGGACTACCTCGCCGAACTCGTCGTCCGCGGCGTCCAGAGCGTTGCCGACGAGGAGGGCATCGACACCGACAACGTCAAGGTCGAGACGGTCGTCGGCGGCTCCATCGACGAGTCCGAACTCGTCGAGGGCGTCATCGTGGACAAAGAGCGCGTCCACGAGAACATGCCCTACTTCGTCGAGGACGCCACCGTCGCTCTGGTCGATTCGGCCCTCGAAGTCAAGGAGACCGAGATCGACGCCGAGGTCAACGTCACCGACCCCGACCAGCTTCAGCAGTTCCTCGACCAGGAGGAAGAGCAGCTCCGCGAGATGGTCGACGAGCTCGTCGACGTGGGTGCCGACGTGGTGTTCGTCGACGGCGGCATCGACGACATGGCCCAGCACTTCCTCGCCGAGGAGGGCATCATCGCGGTCCGGCGCGCCAAGTCCGACGACCTCGACAAGCTCGCCCGCGCGACCGGCGCGAGCCTCGTGAGCAACGTCGAGGACATCGAGGAGGACGACCTCGGCTTCGCCGGGAGCGTCGCCCAGAAGGACGTCGGCGGCGACCAGCGCATCTTCGTCGAGGACGTCGAGGAGGCCAAGTCGGTCACGCTCGTCCTGCGCGGCGGCACCGAGCACGTCGTCGACGAGGTCGAGCGCGCCATCGAGGACTCCCTCGGCGTGGTCCGCGTCACGCTGGAGGACGGCAAGGTCGTCCCCGGCGGCGGCGCGCCCGAGACCGAGCTCGCGCTCGAACTCCGCAACTACGCCGACTCGGTCGGCGGCCGCGAACAGCTCGCGGTCGAGGCCTTCGCCGACACCCTCGAAGTCATCCCGCGCACCCTCGCGGAGAACGCGGGCCTCGACCCCATCGACAGCCTCGTCGACCTCCGCAGTCAGCACGACGCCGGTAACTTCGGCTCCGGCCTCGACGCCTACACCGGCGACATCGTCGACATGGAGGAAGACGGCGTCGTCGAGCCCCTCCGCGTCAAGACTCAGGCCATCGAGTCGGCCACCGAGGCGGCCGTCATGCTGCTTCGCATCGACGACGTCATCGCCGCGGGCGACCTGAAGGGCGGTCAGGTCGACGGCGACGACGGCGGCGACGGCGGCGCGCCCGGCGGCGCTGGCGGAATGGGCGGCGGCATGGGCGGCATGGGCGGTATGGGCGGTATGGGCGGCGCGATGTGA